In Capillimicrobium parvum, a genomic segment contains:
- a CDS encoding penicillin acylase family protein: MPRSITVAGAVLGSVLAFAVSASAKDYAGTALNIIPSGQYGGVPVPAGADEQARMYDGLTPLFDQVAPDDLTKYFKSEHFGANDSCPCRNEPVPRRGVKIVRDRFDVPHITGRNRLDLDWAAGWVLIEDRGLLVAQGRYPARFAALDAPGIDAFSLVTGLKSVTVTKQADRIITRQQTRALLRHGREGRALLRDIDMYIKGANARLRFEKSSQAPITRADIYSVNALAGQIFGQGGGDETRRSMLLSGLQGRLGAEQGKTVWSDLTDHMDEDTPTTISQRFPYEEVPANATGNAIVDNGSMTPAGTRAVANAARTHRNMSNFLMVSGRRSTNGHPLFVAGPQIGYFYPGLTLEMDLKAPGIEARGAAMPAGAGNLLIGRGPDFAWTLTSAGSDTNDQFVETLCGGSDTKYLYKGRCRRMGFVDAGTIAGQGRVQYHTTVHGPVLGYATVGGRKVAISFKRSSHGKDVLWQLMFKRMTDGKVSGLKSFYAAAATSPFTFNVGYADDRNIATYSAGALPLRDKRVDPRLPTIGTGQYEWKGWLKPLAHPHEANPASGVLNNWNNKPAPGFGSSDSEWTYGSIQRVQMLNANIAKRQSHDLASVTGAMNAAATQDIRVAGSVMDGIAGVLQTGPAPSARSQQMLDLLLAWRAQGASRVDREADGSIDAGASATIMDTVYPKVADAVLAPVLGPQLGQLSELEGVTNSTRSGFTGGRINYVDKDLRSLLGVPFKSPFATKFCGAGDLAACRASLWQAFEDAGNELAAQQGTDDPSKWTSNADAERIKFAPGLLTTTIRYTNRPSGIQQVLSFTGHRAKRR; this comes from the coding sequence ATGCCCCGCTCCATCACCGTGGCGGGTGCCGTGCTCGGGTCCGTGCTTGCGTTCGCCGTGAGCGCATCGGCCAAGGACTACGCCGGCACCGCGCTGAACATCATCCCCTCGGGCCAGTACGGCGGCGTGCCGGTCCCCGCGGGGGCCGACGAGCAGGCCAGGATGTACGACGGCCTGACCCCGCTCTTCGACCAGGTCGCGCCCGACGACCTGACGAAGTACTTCAAGTCCGAGCACTTCGGCGCGAACGACTCCTGTCCGTGCCGCAACGAGCCGGTCCCGCGCCGCGGCGTGAAGATCGTGCGCGACCGCTTCGACGTCCCGCACATCACCGGCCGCAACCGCCTCGACCTCGACTGGGCGGCCGGCTGGGTGCTCATCGAGGACCGCGGGCTGCTCGTGGCGCAGGGCCGCTACCCGGCCCGTTTCGCCGCGCTCGACGCGCCCGGCATCGACGCGTTCTCGCTCGTCACCGGTCTCAAGTCGGTGACGGTCACCAAACAGGCCGACCGCATCATCACCCGCCAGCAGACGCGGGCGCTGCTGCGCCACGGTCGCGAGGGGCGGGCGCTGCTGCGCGACATCGACATGTACATCAAGGGCGCCAACGCGCGCCTGCGCTTCGAGAAGAGCTCGCAGGCGCCGATCACGCGCGCCGACATCTACTCGGTCAACGCGCTCGCCGGCCAGATCTTCGGACAGGGCGGCGGCGACGAGACGCGCCGCTCGATGCTGCTGAGCGGGCTGCAGGGGCGGCTCGGCGCCGAGCAGGGCAAGACCGTCTGGAGCGACCTCACCGACCACATGGACGAGGACACGCCGACGACGATCTCGCAGCGCTTCCCGTACGAGGAGGTGCCGGCGAACGCGACCGGCAACGCCATCGTCGACAACGGCTCGATGACGCCCGCCGGCACCCGTGCGGTGGCCAACGCGGCGCGCACGCACCGCAACATGTCGAACTTCCTGATGGTGTCGGGCCGCCGGTCGACGAACGGGCATCCGCTGTTCGTCGCCGGCCCGCAGATCGGCTACTTCTACCCCGGCCTCACGCTCGAGATGGACCTCAAGGCGCCGGGGATCGAGGCGCGCGGCGCGGCGATGCCCGCCGGCGCGGGCAACCTGCTCATCGGCCGCGGCCCGGACTTCGCGTGGACGCTGACGTCGGCGGGCTCCGACACGAACGACCAGTTCGTCGAGACCCTCTGCGGCGGGTCGGACACGAAGTACCTCTACAAGGGCAGGTGCCGCCGGATGGGCTTCGTCGACGCGGGCACGATCGCCGGGCAGGGTCGCGTCCAGTACCACACGACGGTCCACGGGCCGGTGCTGGGGTATGCGACCGTGGGCGGCCGGAAGGTGGCGATCTCCTTCAAGCGCTCCAGCCACGGCAAGGACGTCCTCTGGCAGCTGATGTTCAAGCGGATGACCGACGGCAAGGTCAGCGGCCTGAAGTCGTTCTACGCGGCCGCCGCGACGTCGCCGTTCACGTTCAACGTCGGCTACGCCGACGACCGCAACATCGCGACGTACTCGGCGGGCGCGCTGCCGCTGCGCGACAAGCGCGTCGATCCGCGGCTGCCCACGATCGGCACCGGCCAGTACGAGTGGAAGGGCTGGCTCAAGCCGCTCGCCCACCCGCATGAGGCCAACCCCGCGTCGGGCGTGCTGAACAACTGGAACAACAAGCCGGCGCCGGGCTTCGGGTCGTCGGACTCGGAGTGGACATACGGCTCGATCCAGCGCGTCCAGATGCTCAACGCGAACATCGCCAAGCGCCAGTCGCACGACCTCGCGTCGGTGACGGGCGCGATGAACGCCGCGGCGACGCAGGACATCCGCGTCGCGGGGAGCGTCATGGACGGCATCGCGGGCGTCCTGCAGACGGGCCCGGCGCCGAGCGCGCGGTCCCAGCAGATGCTCGATCTGCTGCTCGCGTGGCGGGCGCAGGGCGCGAGCCGCGTCGACCGCGAGGCCGACGGCTCGATCGACGCGGGCGCGTCGGCGACCATCATGGACACCGTGTATCCGAAGGTCGCCGACGCGGTGCTGGCGCCGGTGCTCGGTCCGCAGCTCGGCCAGCTGTCCGAGCTGGAGGGCGTGACGAACTCGACCCGCAGCGGGTTCACGGGCGGGCGGATCAACTACGTCGACAAGGACCTGCGCTCGCTGCTGGGCGTGCCGTTCAAGTCGCCCTTCGCCACGAAGTTCTGCGGGGCGGGCGACCTGGCCGCGTGCCGGGCGTCGCTGTGGCAGGCGTTCGAGGACGCCGGCAACGAGCTCGCCGCGCAGCAGGGCACGGACGACCCGTCGAAGTGGACGTCGAACGCGGACGCCGAGCGCATCAAGTTCGCGCCGGGCCTGCTGACGACGACGATCCGCTACACGAACCGGCCGAGCGGCATCCAGCAGGTGCTGTCGTTCACCGGGCACCGCGCGAAGCGCAGGTAG
- a CDS encoding DUF1707 SHOCT-like domain-containing protein: MATPEHRPDLRASDADREAVANQLRTASEDGRLDVDELDDRLAKVYAAKTYGELEPLTADLAPDPPPPPSALANWRVRWGSWAATSVLLVGIWAIVSVTSGDLTFFWPIFPIGFWALGNIAAMISGDDGTQSERSEGHT, translated from the coding sequence ATGGCGACCCCAGAGCATCGTCCCGACCTGCGCGCGTCCGACGCCGACCGCGAGGCCGTGGCCAACCAGCTGCGCACCGCCTCGGAGGACGGCCGCCTCGACGTCGACGAGCTCGACGACCGCCTCGCCAAGGTCTACGCCGCCAAGACGTACGGGGAGCTCGAGCCGCTGACGGCGGATCTCGCGCCGGACCCGCCGCCGCCGCCGTCCGCGCTGGCGAACTGGCGGGTGCGCTGGGGCTCGTGGGCCGCGACGTCGGTCCTGCTGGTCGGGATCTGGGCGATCGTCTCCGTCACCTCCGGCGACCTCACGTTCTTCTGGCCGATCTTCCCCATCGGCTTCTGGGCGCTGGGCAACATCGCCGCGATGATCAGCGGCGACGACGGCACGCAATCGGAACGTTCCGAGGGTCACACGTAA